A genome region from Dreissena polymorpha isolate Duluth1 chromosome 16, UMN_Dpol_1.0, whole genome shotgun sequence includes the following:
- the LOC127862681 gene encoding kielin/chordin-like protein, whose protein sequence is MLLQLSLACAFLVGCFTKAPLVSDCSLVRCMAPACTDPYTPPGQCCPICPLSGCVVESVHYKEGANVPSKSTHPCEVCYCYDGSVMCAWMMCLNCVGQIPPGQCCPVCESGPSGVE, encoded by the exons ATGCTTCTGCAACTAAGCCTGGCGTGTGCGTTCCTTGTGGGCTGTTTCACAAAGGCCCCCCTCGTTTCTGATTGCTCCTTGGTGCGATGTATGGCACCTGCGTGTACCGATCCATACACGCCACCTGGACAGTGTTGTCCTATTTGTCCAC TGTCTGGATGTGTCGTCGAAAGTGTGCACTACAAAGAAG GTGCTAATGTGCCCTCAAAGAGCACTCACCCGTGCGAAGTGTGCTACTGTTACGACGGGTCCGTAATGTGCGCGTGGATGATGTGCCTGAACTGTGTAGGCCAAATTCCGCCTGGCCAATGCTGTCCGGTATGCGAATCAGGACCTTCTGGTGTGGAATAA